Below is a window of Vulpes vulpes isolate BD-2025 chromosome 5, VulVul3, whole genome shotgun sequence DNA.
TGGTGCTtgaggaaagagataaaaatgattGAACTTGGAGTGTTCATTAGCACACAATGAAGGGAATGATATAGGAAACAGTCATGGGTTCAACAATGTTCTCAAGCACACCACGGTGTGTGAACCAAGTTTAACAAATCCTGTAGGGAAGAAAAGCCTCTGGGGGAAGTGACTGAATCTTGAATTTCAGTGATAGAATCCCGCCACACTGGTTACCTTTAAATTCCGCAGATGACTAGGTCCTGTCTCCCTCAGCACTCTCTAATTGCTGAACCATTTGCATAGAATGCTTTTTCAATCTACCTAAATCTCTCAGCTAGTCCCTATTTTATCTTTAGTTTCCAGATTGCATTTgtaagaagtattttttaatttatgggtTTTTTGGGGGATTGTGGGGGAGGCAAATAAATGCTCAGAGACTGAGTTTGTCTTTGCTAGCAATTTATGTAACAGAAGTTCCCTGTAGAAATGTCACTAGCCTATAGCACACACAATAAGGTCTCTTCACAAACCAGTAAAGGAATAACATACTCCAATCAATAATAAATGAATCACATTATTGCTCCAGGTAGGGGGAGATGAAAGGAATGAAGTCTAAATTTAGTTGAAGTGGAACTTTATAAGAGTTGGTACTCAGCAAAGACAGCTTTGCCATTATGTCTAGCTGCCAGTGCAAAAGTAAAAGTCCCGTATTGCTAGAAAGAATTACTGGAGAATGACAGATTAAGTGTTGATGAGCAGGATGATCTTCATAGGCTGCTACCTGGCTATCTGTTATCACCACTGCCCCTAGAAGAGTCACCTTTACCAGACAGAAGCTACTTGTCCCAAAATCATTGGAGagctaattaaaacaaacaaaacaacaacaacaaaaacaacttatTTCATTCTTCCATCAAAACacattactctttatttttttaaagattttatttgtttatttattttagaaaaagagacagCATGCATAGgaagaaggccagagggagagaaatgcaAACAGACACCCtgtggagcatggagcccaatgtggggctcaatttcaccaacctaagatcatgacctgaaccaaagccaaGAGTGAGAATTTCAACCAagcaagccacccaggggcccccagctCTACTCTTAtagacaaatttattttctcataaacaAGTAAATTTGAAGTCATCTCAAACAACAATTTCCTTCACTATATTTGAACAGTGTACTTTGGGGTCATAGTgtctagttttgtttgttttacatatgGGTAATTATAGTTTATTATAAGTAATTTAGtattacttaattaaaattataatttaaattaggTGATAAGatatattagtaaataaattGCCAGAGTCACCATGAAATTCAAAGCTCATAAAGGTACTTAGAAAACACTTAATAACACTTAGAAAAGTCAATTCATGcacaaatgaaaaattgaagaaacaaaaatttggcAAACTAGGAGTCTAGAAATTTTCCACAAATAGAGAGTACCACATATAAATTCAAGACATAAAATGAACCATGGAGTATTTAGGGAATGACACATTTTGGCATGGCTGGGACATGgtataaatacttgttgaatcaCACCAtagtattcaaaacaattttgattTCCATGAATTATAGTGTAAGATTGggagaaaaaatacatacatacatgttttcAATGaaaccactttttatttttaagtttcttcaggGCCTCTTTCACATCCTTGTTCCGTAGGCTATAAATCAGAGGGTTTAGCATGGGAATCACAAGGgagtaaaacaatgaaataattttgtcttGATCAAGGGAGTAGGAAGAGCTTGGCCGGAAATATATAAAGAGCAGAGTTCCCTGGAAAATTGCAACAGCAGTTAAGTGGGAGGTGCAGGTGGAGAAAGCTTTGAACCTCCCCTCAGCAGAGTTGATCTTTCTCACCGCTAGGATAATATAGCAGTAAGACACAAAAAGCCCTGAAAGAGTAATCAGTTCAATGAAGCCAAAAATGGTGAATATCACTAACTCATTAACTTGTGTGTCTGAGCAAGATAACAAGAGGAGAGGTGGGACATCACAGAAGAAATGGTTAATCACATTCGACTCACAGAAACATAACCGGAATGTTAATATTGTATTTACTGAAGCATCCATAATTCCCACCAAGTAAACCCCAGCCATCAGCAGGGAGCACACTCTGCTGGACATGCTGACTGTATAGAGCAAGGGGTTGCTAATGGCTTTGTACCGATCAAAGGCCATCACTGCCAGCAGTAGACACTCAGAATCTACAAAGGTACAGAACACCAACCATTGGATAGCACAGCTGTAGAAGGGAATTGACTTGTTCTTGGCAATGAATCCTACCAGCATCCTGGGTCCAACTGCTGTAGAATAGCAGAGGTCACTGAAGGAGAGATGGCtgaggaagaaatacatgggTGTGTGAAGCTGGGAGTCCATCCTAATTAAAATGATCATCCCGAGGTTTGCAACAAGAATGATGAGATAGACAATTAGAAATGTGATAAACAGAGTCACTTTAACTCCAGGCTTATTGCTAATTCCCACGAGAAGGAATTCATTCATGGAAGAACAATTTTTTCCATCcattcttcttgatttttctaaaatgctacAGAAATGATCAAGAAATGGTATATCAAGATTTTTAACTCTCTCGACACTCAGGAAAGCATCatctgtaaataaaaaataatttatgtcagCACAttctattctttatattcttaattttcagACAGTAGTCAAGACAAATTTCATTGTTATGTTGCTGACAAAAGTTAAATAACGTGTTTGGTATAGAATTTACAGAAAGTTTAATTCCAAATTTGGAGACATCCAAAAGGTATATGATCAGTGTTCACCTGCAGTGCTTTTATCTCAATGGTTGATCATGAATGAAAGTTCATTACAGGTCAGATATAAtatgaaagaaacaaacacaaaattggAAATtgcattcttatattttaataaccAATATAGAATTGAGCATAAAATGTTTACATTCACTGACTTCTTCAAGAGTCACGATTTGTTTAAGCCTCTGTATTAAATTCGGGAAAAATGAGCATCTTTGATTTAAGAATAATGAATATGTTTGTAATTGTTCCcattcacattgtttttttttgtatttattgagacattagatatattttaataaacttgTCTCTAGTAGTATATTACTACTTTGCTATGTTTTTATTACTTACCATGCAGGAGTTCTGGTGCCAAAGGGTGCTTCTTTtgaccagtaaaaaaaaaaatactaaaaccaAGTGGAAAATACAGTATTGAACACATACATTTCCATCTCTTTGGATTTTAGACCTGActtgtttattaaaaatggagaCAGGAACAAGagtaataaatatatcttttataggCTTCCAAGTGTGTATGCATGCACCTGTCTTTCTGTTGATATGTGAAAACTGGCATATGGGTgatgatctgatttttttttttagatttaaataaatatgatttgtGGTTTGTCTGGGTTGAATTTACACAAATTAGTGTTTGTGTTGTGATACCTCAACTGttactgggaaaaaataaaaataaagtcagtgttcttctttttaattttgattaggATATAAGTAAGTAAAAACTGTTCATTTGCTAATCAAAATGATTTGACTCACCCTGCTTAAATGGGAAACTCCTTCTTTTCTGCCATCAGATTGCAGACTATGAAccaatgaaaataagtaaaaaatcatttttaattttgtaaatattcaatacctcatttttccaaatataagcatttttttcttgattctttaaaTTTAGTGCCTCAGAAACCTACCTGGGAAGGGCAAATCATTCTGTGCTTGCCCCTAGCAGCTGAACAACACAGacacatgcattttatttttactccatGTCATTTGGGACTGAAATGCCTCTGCCTCAAGCCTCTGCCCTCACACGTCTATATATACAAATGTTATTAATTAGATTTCTAGTTCTGTGTTTTCCCCCGTGAATGTTGCAACAATTTCAGCAAAggatgaatttaattttttcatacttGCACAGAATGGACCATCTTTGGGACTATAAAATGATCTTTATAGTATGATTCTTTGTTACCCTGAGTCTATACCATCTTTCTCCAGTCAGATCAGAGCTTCAAAGAAACTCTAATAGATCTACTCAGTTACTTTATCTGTTAATTATTATCTATTCTGTTAAATGTATTACATTAATaagtttatgaaataaaatgattattttcctgttaattatttcttttttaaatttttatcctgtttcttttatttctgtaacaaACTCCTTCACCTTCCCATTTACAAATAAAACGATTTTTCAATGGTtatatcaaatacatttttttcatt
It encodes the following:
- the LOC112911994 gene encoding olfactory receptor-like protein OLF2, which produces MDGKNCSSMNEFLLVGISNKPGVKVTLFITFLIVYLIILVANLGMIILIRMDSQLHTPMYFFLSHLSFSDLCYSTAVGPRMLVGFIAKNKSIPFYSCAIQWLVFCTFVDSECLLLAVMAFDRYKAISNPLLYTVSMSSRVCSLLMAGVYLVGIMDASVNTILTFRLCFCESNVINHFFCDVPPLLLLSCSDTQVNELVIFTIFGFIELITLSGLFVSYCYIILAVRKINSAEGRFKAFSTCTSHLTAVAIFQGTLLFIYFRPSSSYSLDQDKIISLFYSLVIPMLNPLIYSLRNKDVKEALKKLKNKKWFH